Part of the Halobellus ruber genome is shown below.
GAAGCCATTTCAAGGGGAGACTACCTGACGTGGAACGAGATCGTTGATACCGTGGTTGACGATATCGAGAGGTACATTGACAAAGAATTAGACGACCTTCGAGATTCTAACCAGATCAGATATGATGGACAGAGGGGAGGGTTTACTGATATACCCCAAGCAAATGAGTGACAGTACAGATACCCCTTGGAGAGTACTGCGTCGTAAGCGCATAGAGAAAGATGATAATAAGTGCATCAACTGCGGTTCTAATAGCCTATTGGAGGTCCATCACATTGTACCGAGATCGGAGGGTGGTGAAGATAAATTGTCAAATTTGCGAACTTTCTGTTATGAATGCCACGCTAATGCACACGATAGTGTCAATCTGACTTCAGAACACAAAACACCTTCCGAGGGAAGTTGGATTCCGAGTCTCAATACGCTAAGATTACTGCTCAAACAAACAAAAAACCCTCTTGAGAGATTAACGATCCTCCTGCTATCGAAGACAGGTATGGGGGTTCAGGAGGTCGTGAACTTGAATATAAATGATGTTTACTTGGGGCCGAGTAGCCCTGGCACTACATCTACCATTCCACCCAAATCTCAGCCGTATCTGTATGTAGAACAAAATGAGAGCGGCCCAGGGAGCGGACACTCGAAAAGGCTGTGTGATACTAGGATCCCGATGGACCGTGAGGTGGAGGCAGATCTAAAACGATATTTAGCGATCAGGCCAGACTCACCCCACGATCAATTGCTACTGTCGATAAGCTACTGGGGTCAGAGAATAACCGCTGATTCGATTCACCATATCGTAGAGAGAAACGCGCGTAAGATTGGGTTGCACGAGGAGGGGAGAGAGGTGGGTAGGAACCTATTGCCTGAACGTTTAATGCAGTGCTTCAAATATCGCTTCGGCGGCCAGCCTGCGACAAAGCAGTATCTCACTGGGAGGAAGGAGAAGTTGCCCTACCCGTGGCCAGTCTTGGTGACTGATTACAGAGAGGGTATATACGACTTGGTCAGCAGCAAATAGGAATGCAGACTCATTAGACTAGACAATTAGTCAATCTGAGAGGGTGATAGTTAGTATTTATTGACTGATCTTGATGACGCAGCGCCTCCATTTCACGGTGAAAATCTTATCAGTTGTCACGTCGTGCAAGATTATATGCGTTCGTCAGGAGAAGCAATAGAACGCTTGAAAAACGGCTATACAAGGGCGTTCGCTTGGTTGGTCAGGACGCCCATCGAAGAACGTGGATCAGTCGAACTTACCAGCGGCGAGGAGATGGGGGTATACTGGTTCTCTGATGAGTCAGCGAAACTTGGTCAGAATGTTCCGTTCGCCGACACCATCATTCTGAATCGTCAGATGTTCGAACGGCTTCCCCCTGAATCGAAAGAGGTAGTTATCGAACACGAACGAAGTCACCAGCAACGAGACCCCCTCATCCGTGGCCCGTGGTTGGGGCTTGTGCCTTCAGGTTTCGCAGTTGGTCCTGTGTCGCTGTTCTACGCAGGACTTGGAGCTGCCCTCGGTGCTCAAACGTCGGCTGTGGCCGAGGCTGCGTACTTCGGAGCTACGTTAACCTTCGTCGCGTGGGTGCTGAATCGAGGGGAGGAGACCGTCGCTGACTTGGATACGCTACACGCTGTCGGCGAGGAGCGATTCATCCACGGATACGAAGCTATCAAGTCAGACAGCGAGGGCGGAATCATCGACTCCATCCTACGGCGACTATTCTACAACAGTCCCGAATCCACGAGGAAGCTATATCACCGTCTCCAGACGTTCGGCCTCTACACTGACTAAGTCTGAAGAAAGCGGGGAGGGTACTATTCGCCGTCCTCGGCGGGCGGAAGGCGAAACCCATCTCTCCAACACGGCAGGCCCCCGCGGTCACGATTAGTCAAAAAGGGCACTTTTGAGACCACGGTGAGGGGATCACCGTCTCCGCCGAGAGTTAGCCATTTCACGGGGTGTCACGGCGGGCAGGTATCGCTCGGAGATGTAGCCCTGGAACGCAGCGGCCCGCCAAGCGGTGTATGGGTGCGCCAAGACCCACACAGAATTGTTCGAGCATATCAGCAGTTAACACAAGTAACGAGGGCCTCTGAAGGGGAGATAAACTCATCCATACAGTACACAGGATACCACCCGTGTAACAGCCATTTCTCTTACTTTTGTATCGGAGTATAGTTTATACGACCGATAGAAACCCTCTGGGTCACGTATTTGAATATAAGAAATATGTAACATCTGGCGAGACACAACGGCTTTACGTGTGCCCGCGCAGGAATTGAGTGCGGTCGGAGCGCGTGAGTAGGTTTCTGGCCCGCTGAGGGGGCCAAAGCTACCAATATCGGTAGCCCCGCCTCTCGCTCTCGACCAGAGGTGATCAGAGTGAATGAGGAAATACGGGAGGCCGTCCGCGAACGGGAACGAGGGCAGTGTGCCAACTGTCGTGCCTCGGGTTCCGACGTGACGCTCGATGTGCATCACATCGTGCCCCGCGGCCGAGGAGGATCCGATAGGATGTCCAACCTAATCCTCCTCTGTCGCCGGTGCCACAATGCTGCACACGAGCAAGCGACGGCTCCCACAGTCGACTTCAGAAGCACAGGTAATATGAGTACCGCATCTTTCGATGCTTATCTTGAGTTCTTCCAAGAGCTCCCCACCGCCCGCTTCGACAGCGACGAGGAGGTTTGGAAGGTGCCGAAGGCCGACTTCGAGGAGGGGGTCGTCCGCGAGATTAGCGAGCCCGCGGAGTCAGCAGCCGTCACCGATGGAGGTGAACGATGACACAGCAGACGCTCGGCGAATTCAACTCGACCATTGGTTGCCCGAGTTGCAGCCGCGAGTTCGAGACCAAGAAGGCGATGCGGGTTCACCACGCGCAGGTCCACGGTAAATCGCTCACGCAGCGCGACGATCGCTATCGCTGCTCCGTGTGTGGCCGTGAAGTGAACACTGAGCGCGGTCTTATGAACCATCTCGCAAAGATCCATCCCGACACTTGGGACGATCTCCAAGACGACGGAGTCGTGCTGGAGTTAGCTAACGGAGAGTAGCAGCGAGCGGGTCAGACCGCCACTATCTATCGGAGTATGCGTGAACGACCGGAACACACATTTGGGTACGGTCGTAACGCGTTCGTAGATAGACCGCAGCACGCGAGAACCGCACAGCAAACACCGAACTACACACATTATGCACGAACACGACGTCATCGTGGTGGGCGCCGGGGGCGCGGGCCTCCGTGCGGCCATCGCAGCACAGGAAGAGGGCGCCGACGTGGCCATCGTCTCGAAGCTCCACCCGGTCCGAAGCCACACCGGCGCCGCCGAGGGGGGTATCAACGCCGCGCTCCGCGAGGGCGACTCCTGGGAGGATCACGCCTACGACACGATGAAGGGGTCGGACTACCTCGGCGACGCCCCCGCCATCGAGACGCTGGCGCAGGACAGCCCCGAGGAGGTCATCCAACTCGAACACTGGGGGATGGCTTTTTCCCGCGACGACGACGGCCGGGTCAGCCAGCGGCCGTTCGGCGGGCTGTCGTTCCCGCGAACGACCTACGCCGGCGCGGAGACCGGCCACCAACTGCTCCATACGATGTACGAGCAGCTGGTCAAACGCGGGATCGAGGTCTACGACGAGTGGTACGTCCTCGATCTGGCGGTGAGCGACGAACCCGCCCCCGAGGACCGGCGCTGCCACGGCGTCGCCGCCTACGACATCCAGTCGGGCACCGTCGAGGGGTTCCGCGCCCGCGACGGCGTCGTCCTTGCGACCGGCGGCCCGGGGCAGGTGTACGACCACACCACTAACGCCGTGGCGAACACCGGCGACGGCGTCGCGATGGCGTACCGCGCCGGGGTCCCAATGGAGGATATGGAGTTCATCCAGTTCCACCCCACCACGCTCCCCTCCACGGGCGTCCTGATCACCGAGGGCGTCCGCGGGGAGGGCGGAATCCTCTACAACTCGGAGGGCGAGCGGTTCATGTTCGAACACGGGTACGCCAACAACGACGGCGAACTCGCCTCCCGCGACGTGGTCTCGCGCGCCGAACTCACCGAGGTCAACGAGGGTCGCGGCATCGAGGACGAGTACGTCCACCTGGATATGCGCCACCTCGGCGAGGAGCGGATCGTCGACCGCCTCGAGAACATCATCCACCTCTCGGAGGACTTCGAGGGCGTCAACCCCTTAGAGGAGCCGATGCCGGTCAAGCCCGGCCAACACTACGCGATGGGCGGGATCGAGACCGACGAGAACGGCGAGACCGCGATCGATGGGCTCTACGCCGCCGGCGAGTGTGCGTGTGCGTCGGTCCACGGCTCGAACCGCCTCGGCGGCAACGCCCTGCCGGAGCTCATCGTTTTCGGCGCCCGTGCGGGCTCCCACGCTGCGGGTGGCGACCTTGCGGAGGCGGAGATCCCCACCGGCCGGACCGGCGAGTGGGAACCCGGCGACGTCGACACCCCGGTCGAACCGGGCGATCCGAGCGTCGGGAGCGGGGAAGCGGTCGCCGACGGCGGGGCCGCGGAGGTCGCCCCCGCAACCGTCGTCGACCGGACGACCGAACGCGCCAGAGCCCGCGTGGAGTCGCTGTTGCACAACGACGACGGCCGGAACCACTCGGAGATCCGGGCGTCGATCCAGCGGACGATGACGGACAACGTCAACGTCTTCCGGGAGGAAGGCCGCCTCAAGCAGGCCTTAGAGGACATCCGCGAGGCGCGCGAGGCCTACGAGGACGTCGGCGTCGCCGACCAGTCCCGGACGTTCAACACCGATCTCATCCACACCATCGAGACCCGAAACGTGATCGACCTCGCGGAGGCGATCACCCTCGGCGCGCTGGCCCGCGAGGAGTTCCGCGGCGCCCACTGGCGACAGGGCTACCAGGAGCGCGACGACGAGAACTGGCTGAAGCACACGATGCTGTCGTGGAACGGCGGCCAGCCCGAGATCTGGTACCGGCCGGTGTTGCTCGAAGGCGAAAACAAGCGTTACGAGCCGAAAATCCGGAGCTACTGACTCGGTTCTCTCCCGCCGTCACCCATATACCCCCGCGCTGTCTACCCCCGCTCGGAAGGGTGGCTCAGTGGTAGAGCGATTCGGCAGCAACCGTCGGACGGTTGGGCCGATCTACGGCTTCGCGTGGTTCGATTCCCGCCCCTTCCACTCCCCGCGGTGTGGCTTCGATTCCCCGCTCGTCACGATCCCGTCCGGCGATTCTGACGCCCAAGCCCGCCGGCGGATCACGTCACGAGTCGAAAACGCGGCGGGAATCCGAGCCGAAACCCCGGTAGATGATGACACGCACCCGGAAATACGGGGGTCAACGGGCGTGTGCGTCGGATTCGGCGTTTCCGCCGATTTCGACAATCGTCGTGGGAGGGTTTTATTATCGTCGAATCCGACGGGGTGAACAACAACAATGCAGCGTACGATGCACTCCCGAACGACATCCGCGCTAAACGCGTCGTCGATCCCGTCGGAACTCGAATCCCCGCGGGCGAAACTGGTCTATCTGTTCCTCTCGACACACGGGGAAGCCACCGTCTCCGAACTCCAATCCTCTCTCAATATGAAGAAAATCTCGTTGTACAGTATTCTTTCGACGTTGTGTGAACGCGGCCTGATCGACCAGGACGCCGAATCCTACTCGCTCTGCTGAGGCACCACCCGCGCTGTCTTTCCGCCTACAGCGACGCGTTCGGCCCTACAGCCGAAACACGCGGTCTCTCGATCCTACACGTCGTCGCCGGTTCGGAACAGCGTCAGCTCCTCGGCCTCGTAAATGTTGATCAGTTCGTTCACGATCTCGTCGTACTCCTCGTCGTCCTGCCGGAGCGCGTCCAGCCGTTCGAGTGTCTCGTCGTCGAGGTGTACCTGGGGCATATACGGGTCTACGCCGCGGTCGGGTGTAAACATTCGGTCCGGGTTCACGATGCTGTTCAGACAACATCAATTCGAGCGAAGATACCCCGAAAGCCCTCGGCGGGAACCGCCGGCTTTTCGAGGGACCTGCAGTTCCTCGCTTCCCGGGACTCGCTGTCGTTCGAAGGATGCTTGCCGTCTTTCGTGGCAACGAGAGAGCTTCGCTCTCTCGAAGGACGCTCCTCACTGCTGCGGTGCTTGCGCCGCCGGGAGAGCAAACCTCTCCCGAGCTCACGGCGGTTTCGCCGGCGTGAACGTCCGGGTTCGTCGAGACGCCGGCCCGCTTCAGTCCCACCCGCGGTGGCTGGTGACGCAGCCGCCGTCGGGCGAGACTGAAAGGGCGACTCGCCGGAGCCTGGGCTTTCGAGGTAGTCCCAGCTTCGGTTGCCCAGTAGAGTACGCCCGGGTCCACCCCGTCGCCTGACCGGACGATACCAACCCACAGCGTACTCCCTGCCGGTCAGACGCCGACGATAGCCACCGATGCAGCGACCGCGCCGAGCGCCCACCCCAACCCGACCCAGGTCAGAACCGCAAAGGCCCGCCGCGCGCCGGCCTGCGTCCACTGCGAGTCGCCGTCGCGGTACGCCTGGTACCGCTCGATCGAGTTCCCGAGTCCGATCGCGCCCGACCACGCGGTCACGCCGAACCCGAGCACCAAGGCGCCGAGCGCGAATGCGGTGTCGGTCGCCTCCCGTGGCGACCCGACCGCGAGCAGTCCGGTCGACGCCGCGAGGGCGACGCCGGTGCCGATCCCCACCCAGCGGGCGGCGCTGCGCGCGATCGCCGGGTAGTCGACGTCGTCAGTCAACGGTCTCCCGCATCCGCGGGTCGAGCGCGTCGCGCATCCCGTCGCCGAGCAGGTTGAACCCCAGAACGGTCAGCGCAAGCGCCAGGCCGGGGAAGAAGGACCACCACCACGCCCCCGAGAACAGACCGAACTCGACGCCGTTCGACAGCATCATCCCCCACGTCGGCTCCCCGGGGCTGGCTCCGAACCCGAGGAACGACAGCGCCGCGATGTCGATGATCGCGAGCCCGTAGTTCAGCGTCGACTGGACGGTGATCGGCGCGAGGCAGTTCGGTAGGACGTGCCGGAGCAACAGCCGCGGGTCGGTCGCCCCGAGCGCCCGCGTCGCGTCGGTGTACTCGTCTTCGAGCACTTTCAACGCGGCCCCGCGGACGACGCGGGCGAAGCGCGGGGTGTACACCAGCGTCAGCGCGCCGACCGCCCGCCACAACCCGAACTCCTCGGGGAAGATGGTGACGAGCGCCAGCGCCAGGAGGAGCGACGGGAACGACAGCAGCACGTCCATCGTCCGCATAATGACGTTGTCCGTGAGGTCGCCGTAGTAGGCCGCGACGATCCCGAGTCCGACGCCGAGTGCGGTCGAGGCTGCGACCGTCACGGTGCCGTAGAGGATCGCGTACCACGCGCCGTACAGTACCCGCGGGAGGATGTCGCGCGCCTGGCCGTCGGTGCCGAACGGATACTGTGCGCTCGGCGGCGCCTCCGCGGGGTTGACACCGAACCGCGTCGCGAGCAGCGTTTCGAGGTCGTAGGTCAACCGCGCGTAGATCGCGAGGACGACCACGAGCGCGATGATGCCGAGTCCGGTTACCGCGAGCCGGTTCGAGAGCAGTTGCGAGAGAAAAGGGCTGGCTCGGAGCCGCTCGACGACGCTACGGTCGACCGCCGGGGTTTGTGTTTCGGTACTCATTGTTCGATCCGTGGATCGAGGACGGAGTAGGTCACGTCGACGCCGAGGTTCACGAGCGTGTACAACACTGCAAAGACCAGCACCGTCGCCTGGACGACCGGGTAGTCGCTCCGGCTGATCGCGTCCACGAGCAGGGTGCCGATCCCGTTGATCTCGAAGACCGTCTCGGTGAGGACCGCGCCGCCGAGCAGCGAGCCGAACTGGATCCCGACCACGGTGATAACGGGGATGAACGCGTTCCGCAGGCCGTGCTTCATGATCGTGATCTTCGCGCCTTGGCCCTTCGCCCGCGCAGTCCGCATATAGTCCTGGCGGATCACCTCGACCATCGAGGAGCGCATCATCCGGGAGATCAGCGCCATCTGGTAGATCCCCAGTACCACCACCGGCAGCGCCAGGTGGACGGCCGCCGACCGGAACGCCGCGACGTTGCCCGCAAGCAGCGTGTCGATCAGGATGAACCCGGTCCGCGACTCGACGAAGTACGCCGACCCGATCCGGCCGCTCGTAGGCAGGAGTCCGAGGAACTGCGCGAAAAGCAGGATCAAAAGCGGGCCGCTCCAGTAGATCGGGACGCTGATCCCGCTGA
Proteins encoded:
- a CDS encoding ABC transporter permease; amino-acid sequence: MVSKQFLLKRLLLLFPVLFGVATVVFAILHLSPGDPAVTIAGERASQEFINEVRSDLGLDDPLWQQYVRFLGDVAAFDFGQSYQIQRGTPVSQILANRLPITIELALLGQAAGLLFGLPLGILSAVKQDTWTDHLTRVGALSGISVPIYWSGPLLILLFAQFLGLLPTSGRIGSAYFVESRTGFILIDTLLAGNVAAFRSAAVHLALPVVVLGIYQMALISRMMRSSMVEVIRQDYMRTARAKGQGAKITIMKHGLRNAFIPVITVVGIQFGSLLGGAVLTETVFEINGIGTLLVDAISRSDYPVVQATVLVFAVLYTLVNLGVDVTYSVLDPRIEQ
- a CDS encoding DUF7557 family protein; translation: MPQVHLDDETLERLDALRQDDEEYDEIVNELINIYEAEELTLFRTGDDV
- a CDS encoding helix-turn-helix domain-containing protein translates to MQRTMHSRTTSALNASSIPSELESPRAKLVYLFLSTHGEATVSELQSSLNMKKISLYSILSTLCERGLIDQDAESYSLC
- a CDS encoding C2H2-type zinc finger protein translates to MTQQTLGEFNSTIGCPSCSREFETKKAMRVHHAQVHGKSLTQRDDRYRCSVCGREVNTERGLMNHLAKIHPDTWDDLQDDGVVLELANGE
- a CDS encoding DUF7268 family protein, encoding MTDDVDYPAIARSAARWVGIGTGVALAASTGLLAVGSPREATDTAFALGALVLGFGVTAWSGAIGLGNSIERYQAYRDGDSQWTQAGARRAFAVLTWVGLGWALGAVAASVAIVGV
- a CDS encoding FAD-binding protein; this encodes MHEHDVIVVGAGGAGLRAAIAAQEEGADVAIVSKLHPVRSHTGAAEGGINAALREGDSWEDHAYDTMKGSDYLGDAPAIETLAQDSPEEVIQLEHWGMAFSRDDDGRVSQRPFGGLSFPRTTYAGAETGHQLLHTMYEQLVKRGIEVYDEWYVLDLAVSDEPAPEDRRCHGVAAYDIQSGTVEGFRARDGVVLATGGPGQVYDHTTNAVANTGDGVAMAYRAGVPMEDMEFIQFHPTTLPSTGVLITEGVRGEGGILYNSEGERFMFEHGYANNDGELASRDVVSRAELTEVNEGRGIEDEYVHLDMRHLGEERIVDRLENIIHLSEDFEGVNPLEEPMPVKPGQHYAMGGIETDENGETAIDGLYAAGECACASVHGSNRLGGNALPELIVFGARAGSHAAGGDLAEAEIPTGRTGEWEPGDVDTPVEPGDPSVGSGEAVADGGAAEVAPATVVDRTTERARARVESLLHNDDGRNHSEIRASIQRTMTDNVNVFREEGRLKQALEDIREAREAYEDVGVADQSRTFNTDLIHTIETRNVIDLAEAITLGALAREEFRGAHWRQGYQERDDENWLKHTMLSWNGGQPEIWYRPVLLEGENKRYEPKIRSY
- a CDS encoding ABC transporter permease gives rise to the protein MSTETQTPAVDRSVVERLRASPFLSQLLSNRLAVTGLGIIALVVVLAIYARLTYDLETLLATRFGVNPAEAPPSAQYPFGTDGQARDILPRVLYGAWYAILYGTVTVAASTALGVGLGIVAAYYGDLTDNVIMRTMDVLLSFPSLLLALALVTIFPEEFGLWRAVGALTLVYTPRFARVVRGAALKVLEDEYTDATRALGATDPRLLLRHVLPNCLAPITVQSTLNYGLAIIDIAALSFLGFGASPGEPTWGMMLSNGVEFGLFSGAWWWSFFPGLALALTVLGFNLLGDGMRDALDPRMRETVD